TCGGCATCTGCGTTTCGGCGTAGGAATGCCCGCAGCTCGCGGGCCGAGCGATGGTAGCAGAGCGACCGGGAGCGACGAGACGGCGCGGGTCCTGCGAAGGTGGGGCGCGTGTCCGCGCCGAACTCGACCGGCATGAGCGACGCTGCGGACGGGCCGGTGCCTGCCGCAACCGACAGGGGCCGCCGACGCCGCCAAGCGCGCTCGACGCTCGTGTTCTCCGCGGCGACCGGCCTCTCACGGGTGCTCGGCCTCGTGCGCGAGATGGTCTCGTCGTACTACTTCGGCATCAACGGACGCATCAATGCCTTCACGATCGCCTTCCAGATCCCGAATCTCGTGCGCGCGCTCGTCGCCGACGCGGCGCTCTCCGGTGCGTTCGTGCCGGTGTTCAGCGACCTGCTGGAGAAGGGGGAGCGCAAGCGGGCGTGGCGCGTGGCGTCGACGTTGTTCTGGCTCATGCTGCTCGTGCTCGGCGGGCTGACCGCGCTGTTCATCCTCGTCGCGCCGTTCGTGCTGCGGCTGTTCGGCGACCCGGGCGGGGACGTCGGCCTCGCGGTCGGTCTGTCCCGCGTCCTCTTCCCGATCGTCGTCCTCCTCGGCCTCAGCGGCATCGTCGTCGGGATCCTCAACACGTACGACCACTTCACGGTGCCGGCGCTGACCCCGGTGTTCTGGAACGTCGCCATCATCGCGGGCCTCGCGATCGGCGTCCCGCGCGTCGACGGGACCGACGCGCAGCTGTATGTCTACGCGGGCGCGATCGTCGCCGGCACGCTGATCCAGCTGCTGCTGCCGCTGCCGTGGCTGCGCGGCCTCGACGGCCGTCTGCAGCTCGTGCTCGACTGGCGCGACCCGGCCGTGCGGCGGTTCTTCACGCTGATGCTGCCGGTGACGCTGACGCTCGGGCTGGTCAACGTCAACGCGGTGATCGACAGCATCTTCGCCTCGCGGCTGATCGACCCCGATCGCGCTCCGACCGCGATCGACAAGGCATTCCGGCTCTACATGCTGCCGCAGGGGATGTTCTCGGTCGCGGTCGCGACGGTGTTGTTCCCGGCGCTCGCACGCCATGCGGCACGCGCGGACATGGACGGCTTCCGGTCGACGGTGAGCTCGGGCCTGCGCCAGATCGGCTTCCTGCTCATCCCCGCCTCGGCAGTCTCCGCCGTGCTTGCGGCGCCGATCGTCCGGCTCGTGTACGAGCGAGGCAGGTTCGGCGAGGACGACGTCAGCATCGTCGCCGCCAGTCTCGCGGCCTTCTCGCTGGGGCTCGTCTTCAACGGCTGGATGCTGATGCTCTCTCGTGGCTTCTACGGGCTCCAGTCCAACTGGCTGCCGACGATGGTCGCGGTCGCGACGCTCGTGCTCAACGCGGCCTTGGACACCGTGCTCTACCGCGTCGGGACGTGGGGGATCCCCCTGGCGACGTCGCTCGTCAACATCGTCGGCGCCGCTCTGCTGCTGGCCTTTCTGCGGCGCCGGGTGGGAAGGCTCGACCTCGGCCGTCAGGCGGCCTCGGTTGCGCGGGTGGCGCTCGCCTCTGCGCTGGCGGCCGCGGTGTCCCTTGCCGTGTGGCTGCCGCTCGACCGTGCGCTCGGCCGCTCCGTTCCCGCCCAGATCGTGGCGCTCGGCCTCGGTCTGGCAGCGGCCGTGGCGATCTACGTCGTCGCGTGCCGCGCGCTGCGCGTTCGCGAGCTCGCCGCGGTGGCCGCGCTCGTCGCTCGTCGCGGCGAGCGCTGAGCTCGACGCGGCGCCGGCGGCATCGCCGCAGCCTCGCAGCGTCGGCGATCTCCGTCCGCGGAGGTCAGCGAGCCGGACACGGCTGCGCCGATCCGTTGCCGCCGGAGCGCCGCAGCCAGCGGCCGAGATCGCGCGCTGCGAGCGGCCGGCTGATCGAGTGGCCCTGGATGATGTCGCAGCCGAGGAGCGCGAGATCGCTCCACTGGCTCCTGGTCTCGACGCCCTCGGCGACGACCTCGAGCCCGAGGTCGTGCGCGAGCGTGATGATCGCGCGCACGATCGCGGCGTCGCCGGACTCGCCGGCCATGCCGGCGACGAAGGAGCGGTCGATCTTGACCTGGCCGAGCGCGAGCCGCGCGAGATACGCGAGCGACGTGTAGCCGACGCCGAAGTCGTCGATCGAGATGCGGATGCCGAGCGCGCTCAACTGCTCGACGACGATCGCCGTCTGCGCCGGGTCGGACATGATCGCGCTCTCGGTGATCTCCAGCGTCAGCCGCTCGCCGGGGAGATCCCACTTGCGCAGGAGCTCCGCGACCTCGTCGGGCAGGGTCGGCTCGTGGAGATTGCGCGTCGAGAGGTTGACCGCGACGTTCACATGACGACCCTCGCCCTCCCAGGTCTTGCTCTGGCCGAGCGCCTCGTCGAGCACGAACCGTGTCAGCGGTTGGATTATCCCTGTCTGCTCGGCGAGCGGGATGAACTCGCCCGGGGGGATGAGACCGCGTGTCGGGTGCTGCCAGCGCACGAGCGCCTCGACCCCCGCGAGCTCGTGCGTGTGGATGTCGACCTTCGGCTGGTAGTGGAGGACGAGCTCGCGCTGGCTCACTGCCCGCGGCAGCTCGGACAGCAGCATCAGGCTGTCCGAGTCGTGGTGGTCGATGTGCGGGGCGTACAGCACGTGGGAGAGCCCCGCCTTCTTCGCGGCGTACATCGCGATGTCCGCCCGCCGCAACAGCAGCTCGACGTCCGTGCCGTGGGCGGGCGAGAGCGCGACGCCGATGCTCACCTCGACGTACAGCGGAAGCGCGTCGACCTGGAACGGCTGCTCGAGAGTCGCGAGCACCCGTGCGAGTGCCTGCTCGAGATCGGTCGAGGGGTCGGCCAGCCGCGGCAGCAGCACGCCGAACTCGTCGTTGCCGAGACGCGCGACGGTGTCGTCGCGGCGTACGACGGATTCGAGCCGCCGTGCGAGCTCGACGAGGATGATGTCTCCGTAGCGGTGTCCGAGGGCGTCGTTGATCTCCTTGAAGCGGTCGAGGTCGATGAGAAGGAGGGCGAGCTCCGCGCCCGTGCCGCCGCCTTCGGCGACGGCCCGTTCGATCCGCTCCCGGAAGCAGCCGCGGTTGGGAAGGCCGGTGAGATGGTCGTGCAGCGCCTGGTGGCGGTTGAGGTCGGAGAGCCGCCGCATCTCGGCCTCGGCGAGCTTGCGAGCGCTGATGTCGCGGCAGACGCCCTGCACCCCGATCGGGCGTCCGCCCTCCTCGATGATCCGGCTCGACACCTCGAAGATCACCCGCCTCCCGCCCTTGGCGATGAACTCCTGCTCGAAGGTCGTCTTGGCGACGTCGCCCGCCAGCTTGCGCTCCC
This genomic interval from Gaiella occulta contains the following:
- a CDS encoding bifunctional diguanylate cyclase/phosphodiesterase, whose protein sequence is ATPVRRQRREVARPVEAMAEALIEQLPLIVYMDELSPNSSNSYTSPQTTAILGYTPEEWASDPDLFATILHPDDRARVLAEHAHAHATGETLRTDYRIVKRDGSEVWVHDEGVIVRDEHGAPVCLQGYMLDISERKLAEALAAGQARLLELVAKGTPLPEVLDAVTRFVEEQSSDVLASILLLDPDGLHLRHGAAPSLPDAYCAAIDGAAVGPSAGSCGTAAWRRARVDVSDIASDPLWSEYRDLALGHGLRACWSTPIFAADGALLGTFALYYREPRGCGERDLELVEIATLVAGIAIERARSEEEMRASEERYRDLFENACEPIATVTLDDVITDVNAAFERVLGYTRAELIGSNLHDYLTPAGRETSTRQRERKLAGDVAKTTFEQEFIAKGGRRVIFEVSSRIIEEGGRPIGVQGVCRDISARKLAEAEMRRLSDLNRHQALHDHLTGLPNRGCFRERIERAVAEGGGTGAELALLLIDLDRFKEINDALGHRYGDIILVELARRLESVVRRDDTVARLGNDEFGVLLPRLADPSTDLEQALARVLATLEQPFQVDALPLYVEVSIGVALSPAHGTDVELLLRRADIAMYAAKKAGLSHVLYAPHIDHHDSDSLMLLSELPRAVSQRELVLHYQPKVDIHTHELAGVEALVRWQHPTRGLIPPGEFIPLAEQTGIIQPLTRFVLDEALGQSKTWEGEGRHVNVAVNLSTRNLHEPTLPDEVAELLRKWDLPGERLTLEITESAIMSDPAQTAIVVEQLSALGIRISIDDFGVGYTSLAYLARLALGQVKIDRSFVAGMAGESGDAAIVRAIITLAHDLGLEVVAEGVETRSQWSDLALLGCDIIQGHSISRPLAARDLGRWLRRSGGNGSAQPCPAR
- the murJ gene encoding murein biosynthesis integral membrane protein MurJ encodes the protein MSAPNSTGMSDAADGPVPAATDRGRRRRQARSTLVFSAATGLSRVLGLVREMVSSYYFGINGRINAFTIAFQIPNLVRALVADAALSGAFVPVFSDLLEKGERKRAWRVASTLFWLMLLVLGGLTALFILVAPFVLRLFGDPGGDVGLAVGLSRVLFPIVVLLGLSGIVVGILNTYDHFTVPALTPVFWNVAIIAGLAIGVPRVDGTDAQLYVYAGAIVAGTLIQLLLPLPWLRGLDGRLQLVLDWRDPAVRRFFTLMLPVTLTLGLVNVNAVIDSIFASRLIDPDRAPTAIDKAFRLYMLPQGMFSVAVATVLFPALARHAARADMDGFRSTVSSGLRQIGFLLIPASAVSAVLAAPIVRLVYERGRFGEDDVSIVAASLAAFSLGLVFNGWMLMLSRGFYGLQSNWLPTMVAVATLVLNAALDTVLYRVGTWGIPLATSLVNIVGAALLLAFLRRRVGRLDLGRQAASVARVALASALAAAVSLAVWLPLDRALGRSVPAQIVALGLGLAAAVAIYVVACRALRVRELAAVAALVARRGER